One window of Gymnogyps californianus isolate 813 chromosome 10, ASM1813914v2, whole genome shotgun sequence genomic DNA carries:
- the AGTR1 gene encoding type-1 angiotensin II receptor produces MIPNYSTEETVKRIHVDCPVSGRHSYIYIMVPTVYSIIFIIGIFGNSLVVIVIYCYMKLKTVASIFLLNLALADLCFLITLPLWAAYTAMEYQWPFGNCLCKLASAGISFNLYASVFLLTCLSIDRYLAIVHPVKSRIRRTMFVARVTCIAIWLLAGVASLPVIIHRNIFFAENLNMTVCGFRYDNNNTTLRVGLGLSKNLLGFLIPFLVILTSYTLIWKTLKKAYQIQKNKTRNDDIFKMIVAIVFFFFFSWIPHQVFTFLDVLIQLHLITDCKITDIVDTAMPFTICIAYFNNCLNPFFYVFFGKNFKKYFLQLIKYIPPNVSAHPSLTTKMSSLSYRPPENIRLHTKKTAGSFDTE; encoded by the coding sequence ATGATTCCAAATTACTCTACTGAAGAAACCGTTAAAAGAATCCACGTCGACTGCCCCGTTTCAGGAAGGCACAGTTACATCTACATTATGGTTCCAACTGTTTACAGCATCATCTTTATCATAGGCATATTTGGGAACAGCCTGGTCGTTATTGTCATTTACTGctacatgaaattaaaaacagtagCCAGCATCTTTCTTCTAAACCTGGCACTGGCTGACTTGTGTTTTTTAATAACTCTGCCACTCTGGGCAGCCTACACGGCCATGGAGTACCAGTGGCCTTTTGGCAACTGTTTATGTAAGTTAGCATCAGCGGGGATAAGTTTCAACCTGTACGCCAGTGTGTTCCTCCTCACATGCCTTAGTATCGACCGGTACCTGGCCATAGTACATCCAGTGAAGTCCCGAATTCGACGTACCATGTTTGTTGCCAGAGTAACTTGCATTGCCATCTGGCTTCTCGCCGGTGTGGCCAGTTTGCCCGTCATCATTCACCGTAACATATTCTTTGCTGAGAACTTGAACATGACAGTCTGCGGTTTTCGGTATGACAACAACAACACAACGCTCCGGGTTGGGTTAGGTTTATCCAAAAACTTGCTGggctttttaattccttttctggTCATATTAACAAGCTACACCTTAATTTGGAAGACCCTGAAGAAGGCATATCAAATTCAAAAAAATAAGACTAGAAATGATGATATTTTTAAGATGATTGTGGcaatagtatttttcttcttcttttcctggatTCCTCATCAAGTGTTCACTTTTCTGGATGTATTAATTCAATTACATTTAATAACAGACTGCAAAATCACTGATATTGTGGATACGGCTATGCCCTTCACCATTTGCATCGCTTACTTTAACAACTGtttgaatccttttttttatgttttttttggaaaaaactttaaaaaatacttcctccagctaataaaatacattccaCCAAATGTCAGTGCACATCCAAGCCTAACGACAAAAATGAGCTCGCTCTCATATCGGCCACCAGAAAATATACGCTTGCACACTAAAAAGACTGCTGGATCTTTCGACACCGAGTGA